The genomic interval ATACGGAACGCAGAGCGGCTTCGGCGGCGGGCTCAGTTATGAAAATACAAACATAGGCGGCCGGGGAATGAAGCTCAGCGTTGGATTTGACCTTGGCAACAGAGAAGAGTACTGGGTCAGCTATGAACAGCCTTACATGAGCGGGAAAGTTACGGCCTGGAAGATTGGCGGCTACAAAAGAGCCTGGGATGATTTAAGATACTACGTTGATGATCAGGAAAGATTCAGATATGACAGGGACAAGACAGGTGCATTCTTCGGTTTTGGCCGAAAGTTCAAGGATGATTCCCTCTATAACTGGTATCTGCTATTCGACTGGCATGAAGTTAAAAACGAACCTGACAATCCACCGGCGGGATATGAAAAGAGCAACTGGGGCAATATTCCGATAGACGAAAAGGTGCCGCCTACCACTGTACTTGATGATCTTGGTGATGGTACATATTATTCGGTCACTGCATCCGTCCGCCGCCTGAACATCGACGAATATCTGCCCTACTCAAAAGGTGACGTCCAGACGCTCAACGTCCAGTATGGACAGGCAGACGTTGAGGGCGTAGATTACAGTTATTTCAAATATTGGCTGGAAGCAAAGTTCTACTTTACAGTTGACAAGTTATTTAAAGATTTCTTCGAAACATCTTTTGGAGGAAATACAGAAAGACCCGTTATATTTGCTTCAAGGATAATCGTGGGATCGTCTTCGGGAGATGTCCCGTATGAACAGATGTACACGGTCGGAGGAGACACAACGCTCCGCGGTTACGACGATGACCGTTATCATGGGGAAGAGATGCTGCTCGGCAACTTCGAGCTCAGAGTTCCGATGGATAAGAATTTCTCCCTTGTAGCATTCTATGATATTGGCCGCGCATGGAGAAAAGAGGGTGATTCAGCCAGCTTCGGAAGCGATATGGGCTCGTCCCCCGGATTCGGAGTCAGGATAAACACTCCGCTTGGAAATCTAAGGCTTGACTATGCCACAGGCGATGAGGGCAGATTCCACTTTGGCTTCGGAGAACTTTTCTAAGCAAGACAAATATACGTTAAAACTATGGGTTGCGGCCGTCTTCACAGCCGCGACCCTTCTTATGTTTACCGGTGACGCGTCAGCGTCATACAGAGTCGAGGCAGTCGGGGTGTCCGACTGGCTGGGGGCAATTGTTGAAAGAAGCATATCAGCAGTAGCCGAACGGATGCCGGAAACACAGTCCGATGAAAGCACGGAAAGAGTCATAAAAGTAATTTCAGAGAAGCTTTTTGACGGGTACAGTGTAGATTCGGTAAAGATCTCTTCGGGTGTGATAAAGATAGGACTTTCTCCTGAAAAGTCTCCTCATGAGTGGAAGGTCGAAGTGCAGACGCCGCAGATACAGGCCCCCCCCTTGCAGTGGATCAGGGAGGACATCTCATTGATCGAAACACCTCTCAGCGGGCTTATCAGGGGACTGCCGGTAGAAGCACTAAACTGGTGTGACTCCGGGCTGAAAGAAGAAGTCCTCAGAATATTAGCCCCGGTACTTCCGGGCTGGAAACCCACACTCATGGTCCATTCCGAAAATGGCGGATACAAGATGAAGATCTCCCTTGCCCCGGAACTGCCCCTTGTTCTTGCCGTAAACCCCACTCTGACATCAAACTCACTGCCTACGCTTTTGCACGAGGACCTGAGGGAAGACCTGATGGAGAGGTCCGCGCCCTTTATAGGGCTGCCCGTTGCCTGGACCAAAAGGCACGAGAAGCAGATAAACCTTTGGACCGAGACATTCCTCCAGACAAGAGGCGTGGTAGAAAGGACTTCCGCTGAACCTAAAGCCTCATTTTCTGCCGGTCAGGTATCACAGATGAAGGTCAATGTCGAGAGCAGGCACTACACTATAGGCGCATGGGCTGCCCTATATGCCGGCACCAGGGACAGGACCGGAGAATTCGGCGTCCACCTCGGCCGGAAGATAAAAACATTCTCTAAGTGGAGCATGGAGGTATATGGTGAGGGCATCCTCGAACTTCAGGACTGGGATCCCGAAGGGAGATTAGGTCTTAGGTGGTCGCCCTGGGGAGATGTCTGGATAGGCGGAGAATGGTCCTCAAGGGACAGCATGTGGTGGGGCAGGATCAACATCGAACCGCGGATGCACAAGCCGTATGCATGGTTCCGCTGGAGGGAAGACGGGGAATACAATGCGGCCATAGGTTACAAGGCAACTGAATACATATCGTTTGAGCTCCACTATGACACACGTGACGAAGATTCACTGGGGCTGAGGATGATAGGAAACCTTTAGCATCTGAAAGGAAATGAAAGAATGGGCATTGAAGGACTTACATTGGCAAAGATATCAGAGATGGTGGGCGGAACGCTCAAGGGTGACGGTGACCGTGTCGTCACGTCAATAACTTCACCCGAGGCGCCATGTCCGGGATCTATATCACCTCTTTGGGAAAAAAAGCTTGTACAGGACGCCGATCCTGAGGCTGTCCTTCTCACGAAAGAGGGATGGATACGGGAAGACGGAGAAGGAGTGGAAGTTGAAGATCCAAGAAGGGCTCTCGTAACGCTTCTTGAATATTTTGATACGGAGAGAACAGCTGAACTTCCTGAAATACATGAGACCGCTGTAATATCAGAAAGCGCCGTTATAGGCGAGAAGGTGACCATAGGACCCGGCTGCGTGGTCTCAGCACATTGCAGGATCGGAGACGGATGTCTGCTTGCCGGGAACGTATGGCTTGGAAAGCATGTTTCTGTGGGCGAAAATACACAGATCGAACCCGGCGTTGTCATCTACGACAGGTCATCATTGGGCCGGAACTGCATCGTACACGCAAATGCAGTGGTCGGATGTGAAGGTTTTGGATTCATGCCAGACGCCGAAAAGGGACTGCTCCGCATACCTCAGATAGGCACAGCAGTAATTGAAGACGATGTGGAGATAGGTGTCTGCTCAAGCATAGACAGGGGGACCTTTGGGGAAACGAGGATATCCAAGGGTACCAAGATCGACAGCCACGTGAAGATCGCCCACAACTGCACAGTGGGTGAGTACTGCATAATAGTAGCACAAACAGGTCTCGCGGGAAGCAGCACTCTTGGTAATGGTGTCACGATGGCGGCACAGTCGGGAGTCGGCAACCACGCGAAGGTGGGTGACGGAGTAATTGCTGCCGGCAGGGCCGGAATAACGGATGACATATCACCTGGTTCAGTAGTATCAGGCTTTCCCGCAATAGATCATAAAGCAGATCTTCGTCAGACTGCCGCGCTCAGGCAGCTTCCCGACCTTGTCAAAAACGTCAAAAGAATTGAAAAAAAGCTTGGCGAACTTAAGCAGGAGAAGGAATAATGCCGCATACCATATCTGAACCGGTACAATTTTCCGGAATAGGGCTCCACTCGGGAGAGGTCTCAAGTGTATCCGTAAGATCTTCCCAAAAAGAGGGCATTTATTTTTCAACAGAAAACGGTCTGTTTCCCCTCAAATCCGCACATGTCGAGGAAAACAACAGGCTGACAGGATCCAGGCTCCCCGACGGAACTGTCATAAGGACCGCGGAACACCTTCTTGCCGCTCTTGCCGGGCTCGGGATAGACAGTGCGGTGATAACCCTTGAAGGAGAAGAGGTGCCTATACTTGACGGAAGTCCATATCCATTCGCCCTTGCACTCTTCGGTGCAGGCATAGTAGAATTTGGCGAAGCAAAAAAGCGAATCATCCATACACCTATAGCAGTCGATGATATCAAGGGTGACCGCTCTGTAATGGCACTTCCCTCGGAGAGACTTAAAATCACCTATGTGATAGACTATCCCGGTACTCCGGTCGGGACCCAGAGGGCATCTTATGTAATTACGCCCGAAGTCTTCCTTGAGAGGATATCAAAGGCACGCACCTTTGGCCTTACCTCTGAACTTGAATATCTGAAGAAAAACGGTCTTGCAAAGGGAGGATCGCTGAAAAATGCGCTCATGTTTGACGAGAAGGGCCTATTGAACGAGGGTGGCCTTCGATTCCCCCTGGAATGCGTCACACACAAGATCAACGATCTGCTGGGCGACCTCTCCCTGCTTGGAGCGATACCGGCAGCCCACTATATTGGAATATGCGCCGGCCATGATCTTCATGGAAGGCTTGTAGACAGAATAAAAAGAGCCTTATAATTCTCTTTGACTGAATCTATTAACTGGAGGCACAAATCATGAAATATGACATCAATAAAATATTGGACCTTTTGCCGCATCGCTATCCATTTCTTCTCGTAGACAGGATAGAGGACGTGGTGCTGACGGACGAACTGGTCGAAGTGACTGGGGTCAAGAATGTATCAATAAACGAGCCCTTCTTTCAGGGACACTTTCCGGACGAACCAGTAATGCCCGGTGTCCTGGTGATCGAGTCCATGGGACAGGTAGCAGCTGTCCTGCTCAAACTTTATACCGAGGTAAAGGAGAATGAGCGTCGCCTTGTCTATGTTACGTCGATCGACAAAGTAAAGTTCCGCAGGCCGGTAAAACCGGGCGACCAGCTCAGGACCGTAGCGACTCTGATCAAGCGCAGGGGCAACAACTTCAAGTTCAAGTTCAGGGCAACGATAGACGGGGACCTTGCCGCAGAAGGAACTATGGGCTGTGTAGTATCCTCCGGGCTTACCCTCAAGCCTGAGGCGTAGACCGGGATGGGAGTCTGCATACATCCGACGGCGATAGTTTCCCCAAAAGCTCAGCTTGGAGATAACGTCAAGATAGGCCCCTTCTGTATAGTGGACGACAATGTGGTTCTGGGCGACAATACGGAACTGAGGGCCTATGTCCACATTTACGGCTACACTGTGATGGGATCCGACTGTACCATATTCGACCACACTGTGATCGGCGGAGAGCCCCAGGACATAACCTTCAGGAATGAGGAGAGCTGGGTCAGGGTAGGGAACAATCTCATGTGCCGTGAATATGTCACTATAAACAGGGCGGTCGGAGAAGGAAAGGCCACAACTGTAGGCGACAACTGCTTTATTATGGAAAACGTCCACCTGGCTCACAACGTTGAGATAGGGCACGACTGTACAATAGCCAATAAGTGTGGATTTTCCGGACATACTAAAATTGGGGATTATGTCGTGGTCGGCGGGATGGCGGGCTTTCACCAGTTTGTTCACGTTGGCTCGTACTGCATGATAGGAGGTCTCTCAAAGATCGTCCGGGATGTTCCTCCCTTTTGTCTTGCCAACGGATCTCCCATAAAAGTATACGACATCAACAGGGTAGGGCTTAAGCGCAGAGGATTCGACACAGAGACCAGAAAGAATATCAGGCAGATGTACCGTACTCTTTATGCCCCAGGCCTGACCATACGTGAGGGGCTTGCTGAACTGGAGGATAAATTTGGCCCTACTCCAGAGGGAAGGATGATCCTTGATTTTGCAGCTGCGTCCACAAGAGGGCTTTCGCCCAGGATAGACCATGACTGGGACCGCAAAAACCCGGAAGAGAAGGACATTGATTAAACTTTTTGCCCTTGATGTCGACGGGACCCTGACAGACGGGGGAGTATACATGGATGGAAAAGGCGGGGAATTCAAACGCTTCGACATCCAGGATGGTTATGGCATAAGAAAGCTCATCAGCAGGGGCGTGAAAGTATATTTTATCAGCGGCCGTTACTCAGCCGCTACCCAGCAGAGGGCAGACGACCTCAGGATAACAGGCTGCATAAACGGGACAAGGAACAAACTGGCGGAACTTAAGGCGCTTGCGGAAAACCACAGGGCATCACCTGCAGAGGTTGCTTTTGCGGGTGACGACATTCCTGATCTGGAATGCATTGAATGGGCAGGACTGGGAATAGCCGTAGCGAATGCTGTTCCGGAGGTCCTAAGAGCATCTGACTGGAAGACAGAGAGAACCGGCGGCAACGGAGCCATACGTGAGTGCGCTGAGAAAATAATTGAGATGAATGAGGTTAAAAGTGAACAATAACTTTTTCGACACATATTTAAAATTCAGGGCACTCGACAGGTTCATCTTTGTAGAACTCGTTGGCCCCTTTTTCTTCGGGTTGATGGCTTTTACGATAATTATGGTCGCAGGGGGGCTTCTTTTCAGGATAGCAGACCTCATAATAAAAAATGGGGTCTCTCTTGGGATAGTGATAAGGCTTTTCCTCTACTACCTTCCCAAAATGGCTGCAGCGGCCATCCCCATGAGCTGCCTGCTTGCCGCTTTGCTCGGTTTCAACAAGCTATCCGCAAATTCAGAGCTCGTGGCGCTCAAGTCATCAGGAATATCGTTCAACAGGATAATAAGGCCTGTTATAATTCTTGCCTTTCTAGTCTCTATAGGCGCCTTTTTCATAAATGAAACGCTGGTACCAGTCAGCGAAAGAGCTGCCGCCAATGTGATGGCATATGAGGTCTACAAACAGTCTCCTCCTGTCTTTAAGGAAAAGGTCTTCCTCAAGGAGGAATCCGGTGGCTCCCTCAAGCGAGTGATATATGTCAACAGGATGGACATCAAGGACGGAATGATGTCGGATGTAGTGGTCCAGGAATTCGAGAACGGACTTCTCAGCAGGTTGGTCTCTGCCGAAAAGGGCGAATGGATAGATGGAAGCTGGTGGCTGGAAGAAGGAAAGGTTTTCGAGATCACCAAGGAAAACGACGTGTCTCTGCTTTTCACCTTTGACAAGCAGGCCCTTCAGCTGAACCTCAACCCCGAGGAGGCGGCAAGGTCCTCAAGGACTCCGGACGAGATGACGCTGAACGAGCTTTTTCGTGAGATAGAAATGATGAAGCAGAAGGGCATGGACGTATCCAAGATAGTCATGATCATGAACCTCCGTTTCTCGGTGCCCTGGGCCTGTCTTGTCCTGGCGATAGTGGGAGCGGCAGTCGGGAGCAGGCCTCAGAGGTCAAGCTCGGGAATGGGGCTCGGGCTGAGTGTTATCATCGTATTTGTTTACTATATAATCCTCTCCTTTACACAGTCGCTTGGGGATGCGGGGTACCTTCATCCAGTATTTGCAGCCTGGATTGCCAATATCGTATTTTTGATAATAGGAGCCGGTCTGACGCTAAGGGCAAATAGACTTGGCTGACATAGTTCCGGATCTATCTTTCTTGGGGTGATCATTTGCTCGCCGGTAAAGACCTGACAAACAGCCGTTGCAGGCTTCTGGAATATCTTGCGGGATATGAAGGGGAGTTCGTTCCCGGTTCAGTCCTCACGGATAAACTTGGCTTTTCAAGACAGGCCCTCTCAAAAGTTGTCTCCGCCCTGAAGGAAGAGGGACTTGATATAATATCAGCGCCACAGAAGGGCTACATGATAAAAAATGTCAGAGAGACGGACAGGATAAGTCCGACACTGGTGGATTTCCTTCTGAGGGATGACCCCATATTCGGAAAAAGCATTTATTTTCCAAGAATAACCTCAACTCAGCACGCGATCAAAAACCTTGCCCGCCAGGATGCCCCTGAAGGAATAGTGGCTGTCACAGACGAACAGACGGAGGGAAGAGGAAGGAGGGGACGTTCATGGCATGCCCCCGTTTCAAAGAACCTTCTCTTTTCAGTTTTGATAAGACCTGAGCTCAGACCGGGCGATGTCCAGCTGCTCAATCTTGCCGCAGGACTCGCGGTAGGGTCTGTCCTCAGCGGAGTATACGGGCTTGACGCAAAACTTAAGTGGCCCAACGACATCCTTGTGAACGGACGCAAAATATGCGGCATCCTGAGCGAGGCAGCCGGAGAACCCGACAGGATCTATTATGCGGTCACCGGGATAGGCCTCAATGTCAATACCACTGAGGGGGAACTGGAAGAGGAGTACAGGAACATCGCCACTTCCATAATGATAGAGAAGGGAGAGGCGGTTCCGAGGCCCCTTTTGCTTGCACGGATACTCAAAGCCCTTTCCTCTCTGATCATTGGCCTTAAAAGGCCAGAGGGCAAAGCAAAACTGCTTTCTGTTTACAGGAATGAGTGTGATACTATCGGCAGAGAGGTCAGTGTCCTTCAGGACGATGAAAAATTCAGAGGCACCGCGGTTGGAATAACTGAGCAGGGTGCCCTTGTAGTCAAGGCGGGGAACGAAGAGAAAATATTCGCCGCAGCTGATGTACACCATCTGCGGATGAAATAGGAAGGAAGGGATCTGTATGAGGCTTTCAGAACGTGCCCGTACAAGCGGCTGAGCGGCTAAGATAGGTCCGGCGGAGCTGGACCGCCTGCTCAAGGGTCTGCCAGTTTTCAGGGATGAAAGCCTTATAGCCTCATGGAACAGGGGTGAGGATGCCGCGCTTTGGAAGATCGACGAAGAAAGGGTAGGCATACTGACCGTTGATTTCATTACCCCGGTGGTCGATTCCCCTGCCTACTTCGGTAAAATTGCCGCGGCAAATTCCCTGAGTGACGTTTACGCTATGGGGGGCAGGCCGCTCATTGCGCTGAATGTGGTATGCTTTCCAACTGACTGCGAACCTCTCGAAGTGCTCAGGGAGATACTGAACGGGGGAGCAGAGAAGGTGATCGAGGCCGGAGCTATGTTGGCGGGCGGCCACAGCGTACAGGACGAGGAACCCAAATACGGGCTCGTGGTATTCGGCGAGGTCAAAAAGGACAGGATGTGGACAGTAGGAACTGCAGGTCCCGGAGACATCCTAATACTCACGAAGCCCATCGGTACAGGCATAGCCGTGACGGCGATAAAGGCAGGGTTATTTTCTGATGAAAACATAGATTCAGCAGTCCAAAGCATGGCAAAATTGAATTCGATACCCCCCGTCCTGTCTGAGGATATATGCAGCACAGTAACAGCCTGCACCGATGTCACCGGATTCGGTCTTGCCGGCCATGCCCTTGACCTTCTTTCCGAAGGGACGGCATTAGAGATCGAAACAGAGAGGCTGCCCCTGCTCCCGGGCATAAAGGAAATGTCAGACATGGGCCTCATACCTGCAGGAGCATACCGTAACAAGGAACACTCAGGCCCCAAAGTAATAAACGGTTCAAATATGGGCATCTTTGCAGAAGATCTCGTCTTTGACCCTCAGACCTCGGGAGGCCTCCTGATAGCCATACAACAAGAACACGAGTATGAGCTGCTGAATCAGCTGATTGCCGGCGGATTTGATCGGTCGGTCAGGATCGGTAAGTTTGTCGAGGGGGATAATTTTATTAAACTGGTTTAACGTAATTGGGGCTAATTTTGGCAAGCAATAGGCAGTAGACAAGCAATTGGAGGGGCGGGAGAAGGACGGCAAGAAGATGTCGCGAGAAGTGGCGATTTTATCGCCGCGAAGAGCCGGCAAGCCGGCGGGAAGAGGTTGTTAAGCTCGTAAAACCCTAGCCCCTAATCGTCTTCCATGTATGGGCCTGAGCCGGGATCCAGGACTTCATTCTGCCTTGTCTCTATCACCGCCACCCCCATATGCCTTTGAGCGGGGACCTAGGGCCCCCTCCCCGTCGTTCCCGAATGATCCAATCGGAAATCCAGCGTCTTGGGGTATGGGGTCCATAAATCCAGTCATAGCTAGAATCTAAAGACGGTATCTGGATCCCCGTTAAGTTGCGTCCGGGGATGACGGTTCTGGGTCCTCATTCACCGCCGGGCGGGTCTTCCGGCAAATTCTCCGCGATGCGAAGCAAGCAAATTCTCCAGCGGCCGAAGGACGCGAATTCACCGCGGGTGTATTCCTTGCAAATTCCCCGCCCCTGCCCTTACTACCGTTTGACCACTGTTTGAAAATGTTTGACGATCCTTTGACCGCCCCTACAACTGCACGCGGCGATAAAATCGCCACTTCGCGCGGCATCTTCATTTCGCACTTCGCCAACGCACTGCCATACGTCGACGCGAAGGGCCGCAAATGTTGCTAAGCTAGTGCTCCGAGATGCCCCAATTGCGCACCCCTTTGTTATAATAAGAGCATATGCACACTCGCAATAAAAGGGAGAGGTACTTATGGTAGTATTGCCAATATCTACTGTCATGGCCGATCTGCGTTCGTCATTTGACGAACTGCGTGATAGCCTTTGACCCGGTCTCACTTAAAACAAGGATAGATGAACTCCAGAAACTTACCGCAGAACCCGACTTCTGGTCGTCGGACAATGCCCATGAAGTAAACAGGGAAATTTCCCTGCTTCAGTCGAGACTTGACAAGATCGAAAATTCTCAGAACGAGCTTTTGGAACTTGAGGCGATATCAGAACTGTTGAGTGAAGTCGATGACGACGAACTCAACCGGGAGTTTTACGTGCGTTCTTCAGCTCTTGCAAAAAGCATAGAGGCATACCAGACACTGGTTTTGCTTGACGGCGAGTATGATTCGGGAGACGCCATCATGACGATACACGCGGGAGCCGGCGGCCTTGACTCACAGGACTGGGCGGAAATGCTCTACCGTATGTATATGCGCTGGGCTGAAGCAAACGATTATACTGTAAAACTGATCGACGAGCTTCCCGACCAGGAAGCGGGAATAAAGAGCGTAACGATTTCCGTAAACGGCGACTACTCTTACGGATACCTGAAGGGTGAACAGGGGGTCCACAGACTTGTCAGAATATCCCCCTTCGATTCGGCTAAGCGCCGTCACACGAGCTTCGCCTCAGTTGAGGTAATGCCAGTCCTTCCCGACAGCGTCGAGGTGGAGATAAGACCGGAAGATCTCAAAGTGGATACATTCCGTTCCAGCGGCGCAGGCGGTCAGTACGTCAACATGACCGACTCGGCCATAAGGATCACACACGTTCCTTCGGGAATAGTCGTAAGCTGCCAGACCGAGCGCTCGCAGCATATGAACAGGGCCACCGCGATGCAGGTGCTCCGTTCAAAACTTTTTGAGCAGACACTGCGGGAGAGGCAGGAGCAGCTTGAAAACATCAAGGGGGAGAAGAGGACCGTAGCGTGGGGAAGCCAGATCCGTTCCTATACCCTCCAGCCCTTCCAGCTTATCAAAGATCACCGTTCCGGATGTGAAATAGGCAACGTCCAGGGCGTATTGGACGGCGACCTTGACGAGCTTATAATGAGTTATCTCAGGTACATGAAAACGGGAAAAACCCAAAACGGGAGCGATAACTGATGATCAAAAAGATCTCTTCACAGCTCTTGACCAAAACGGTCCTCACGTTCATAACAACCGTCACCATTCTTGCCTGGCCGGTACTTTCGTTTGCTGTTGAGGCAAAACCATTTGTCCCAACTGACCCGATACTGCCCTTATCGGAAGTCAAAGAGGGAATGGATGCTGAAATAAGGACAGTGCTTCAAGGAACAAAGATATCCAGATTTTCTGCAACATTATTAGGAGTCGTTCCAAGGAAGACCAGCCCCAAAAATCTCATTTTGATAAGGGTCGACGATCCTTATGTGAGGGCGAACGGAGGCATTGCCGCGGGAATGAGCGGCTCGCCGGTATACGTGAAAGGAAAACTTGTAGGTGCAATAGGTTACGGATGGCAGTTCAGCGACAACAACCTCGGTCTTGTAACGCCGATAGAAGAGATGGTCAAGGCATTCAACTGGCCTGACAGGATACCTCCGTTCGGAGTGTCTGTGAAGATACCGAAGGAACCGGTCAGCGCCGATATAAAACCGGAGGCAAAAGAAAAGAAGAAAGATGATCTGAAAGAGGAAGAGCCTGTATCCGAAGACATCAAAGAAAAACCAGATCCCTGTGATTTTGCGATAGAAGGGATAACGTCAGCAGACGTGACATCGGCTGACCAATGTCCCGAGGAAGATAACGGAAAAGAAGAAGAACCAGATGATGGCGAAGGACAGGATGAAACTGGAAAGATTTCTGAAGATGCCGTATCGGACGACATAAAGACGGGACCGACCTCAGCTGACATCGCAAAGCTATATGACGCTGAGCTTGTTCCACTTGGGATGCCAATACTGGTCGACGGGATCAGCGGAAGGGTAACAGAGGAGATGAAAAAGAGGCTGGGGCTGCCTCTGATCCCCCTCGGAGGAGCATCCTCGGATGGAAATGCCGTAAAGCTCAAAGCTAAACCTGAACCGGGCTCAGCCATAGGCGCATCACTGGCCTGGGGCGACATAGAGATCGGAGGGATAGGCACACTTACAGCCATTTCCAAAGACGGACGCTTCATAGGCTTCGGACATCCGATGGCCGGGCAGGGTGCGGTATCATACCCGCTTACTGAGGCGACGATACTCAGGGTGATCCCGGGTATGGAGAGTTCCTTCAAACTCGGATACCAGGGGCCGATAGTCGGCATAATTACCCAGGACAGGCCAGAAGCAATAGCCGGTTACGTAGGACGGCTTGCCCCCGCGATAAGTTACAGGGTAAAGTTCAATGACGTTGACAGCAAAAGGGAGACTGTAAAGAGATTCCAGACTGCTGCGGACTCATTTTCAGGACCGGTTATCGGGAGCATGGGAATGCTCGGGATAATTGACGACCTTTGGGCAAGAAGAGGAGAGGGCACCGCGATACTCAAATACAGGTTCTACGGTGGCAACCTTCCCAACGGATGGGAGAGGCGAAATATTTTCTTCTCGGATACGGACCTCATTGGCTCCTTGCTGACCGAGTTTGACAACCTTTCCGAAATATTCTCCCTAAATCAGTTCCAGGAGATAAGGCCGTTGGGAGTGGAACTTGATGTTGAAGTAACTAGGGATGCCCGTGTAGTCTTTATTGAAAAGCTTGAGATCGCCGAAAAGAAGGATGCGTATGCCCCGGGCGATAAGATCGAACTGAACATAACGCTCAGGCCTTGGCGAAAAAGATCGATGGTAAAGAGGATCCCGGTCATAGTGCCGCAAAATGCCGTAGGTTTCTGCGAAATACTTGTCAGGGGCGGAGGGATAATGGAACCTGAGCAGGAATCGCTTGCGACGGGACTCAGGGCTATCTCGAACCTGGACGACCTGCTCAAAGAACTCAACATAAAGGAGACCAACAACCAGATAGTCGCCGAGATCGACGGACCCCAATCCATCGAGAAGGATGGCAAGGGCAAGCAGCCCAGCATGGAAGACCTCTTCGACGACCGTCTCCAGAGCGAGATCCGCGCCGAGCGTATCAAAAAAGGTGCGATGGTGATAGTCGATACCAACTACTATGTAGAGGGTCTCCTCAGGAAAATGATCAAGATCAAAAGAGTCGGCACCAAAT from Synergistaceae bacterium DZ-S4 carries:
- a CDS encoding biotin--[acetyl-CoA-carboxylase] ligase gives rise to the protein MLAGKDLTNSRCRLLEYLAGYEGEFVPGSVLTDKLGFSRQALSKVVSALKEEGLDIISAPQKGYMIKNVRETDRISPTLVDFLLRDDPIFGKSIYFPRITSTQHAIKNLARQDAPEGIVAVTDEQTEGRGRRGRSWHAPVSKNLLFSVLIRPELRPGDVQLLNLAAGLAVGSVLSGVYGLDAKLKWPNDILVNGRKICGILSEAAGEPDRIYYAVTGIGLNVNTTEGELEEEYRNIATSIMIEKGEAVPRPLLLARILKALSSLIIGLKRPEGKAKLLSVYRNECDTIGREVSVLQDDEKFRGTAVGITEQGALVVKAGNEEKIFAAADVHHLRMK
- the selD gene encoding selenide, water dikinase SelD, which encodes MRLSERARTSGUAAKIGPAELDRLLKGLPVFRDESLIASWNRGEDAALWKIDEERVGILTVDFITPVVDSPAYFGKIAAANSLSDVYAMGGRPLIALNVVCFPTDCEPLEVLREILNGGAEKVIEAGAMLAGGHSVQDEEPKYGLVVFGEVKKDRMWTVGTAGPGDILILTKPIGTGIAVTAIKAGLFSDENIDSAVQSMAKLNSIPPVLSEDICSTVTACTDVTGFGLAGHALDLLSEGTALEIETERLPLLPGIKEMSDMGLIPAGAYRNKEHSGPKVINGSNMGIFAEDLVFDPQTSGGLLIAIQQEHEYELLNQLIAGGFDRSVRIGKFVEGDNFIKLV
- the prfB gene encoding peptide chain release factor 2 (programmed frameshift); protein product: MVVLPISTVMADLRSSFDELRDSLDPVSLKTRIDELQKLTAEPDFWSSDNAHEVNREISLLQSRLDKIENSQNELLELEAISELLSEVDDDELNREFYVRSSALAKSIEAYQTLVLLDGEYDSGDAIMTIHAGAGGLDSQDWAEMLYRMYMRWAEANDYTVKLIDELPDQEAGIKSVTISVNGDYSYGYLKGEQGVHRLVRISPFDSAKRRHTSFASVEVMPVLPDSVEVEIRPEDLKVDTFRSSGAGGQYVNMTDSAIRITHVPSGIVVSCQTERSQHMNRATAMQVLRSKLFEQTLRERQEQLENIKGEKRTVAWGSQIRSYTLQPFQLIKDHRSGCEIGNVQGVLDGDLDELIMSYLRYMKTGKTQNGSDN